From the Desulfovibrio sp. JY genome, one window contains:
- a CDS encoding FAD-dependent oxidoreductase — MRKRLVLAGGGHAHLFTLSRLGVFDDAGIAVACVAPSPFLAYSGMGPGMLSGRYALEDLRFDIAAMLAAGDRQARSASRFPPARANGARGHVFVQGRVAGIDAEGKRLVLEDGRELAYDAVSFGLGSVVDAPFPVEGDGVYPVKPIENLLAARRAIESRVGAGEAVRVVVAGGGASAFEVAGNALGLLAGLGATRPLVTVVAGRGLLPGWPVRAKRLAHASLARRGGRVLCDRVERFDRDRVMLVGGGTLACDVLLVATGTRPPGIFARSGLALAPDGGLDVNAFLQSALYPDIFGGGDCIRFAPKPLPRAGVYAVRQGPVLCANLLARLTGRELTPFRKTDTNYLALLNCGDGRAILRKGPLVLEGRWCMALKDWIDRRFIGSFATARPPRESDRPA; from the coding sequence ATGCGCAAAAGGCTTGTCCTGGCCGGCGGCGGCCACGCCCATCTCTTCACCCTGTCCCGGCTCGGCGTTTTCGACGATGCCGGCATTGCCGTGGCCTGCGTCGCGCCGAGCCCCTTTCTCGCCTATTCCGGCATGGGTCCGGGCATGCTTTCCGGCCGCTACGCCCTGGAGGACCTGCGTTTCGATATCGCGGCCATGCTTGCGGCCGGCGACCGCCAGGCGCGAAGCGCCTCCCGGTTCCCCCCTGCCCGGGCCAATGGGGCGCGGGGGCACGTCTTCGTCCAGGGCCGCGTGGCCGGGATCGATGCGGAGGGGAAGCGACTCGTTCTGGAGGACGGCCGGGAGCTTGCCTACGACGCGGTGAGTTTCGGCCTCGGCAGCGTGGTCGACGCCCCGTTTCCCGTCGAGGGCGACGGAGTCTACCCGGTCAAGCCCATCGAGAACCTGCTTGCGGCCAGACGGGCCATCGAATCCCGGGTGGGCGCCGGAGAGGCGGTGCGGGTGGTGGTGGCCGGAGGCGGGGCCTCGGCCTTCGAGGTGGCGGGCAACGCCCTCGGGCTCCTCGCCGGCCTGGGCGCGACCAGACCGCTTGTGACCGTGGTGGCCGGGCGCGGGCTGCTGCCGGGCTGGCCGGTACGGGCGAAAAGACTGGCCCACGCCTCGCTTGCCCGCCGGGGGGGCAGGGTTCTTTGCGACCGTGTGGAGCGGTTCGACCGGGACCGGGTGATGCTTGTGGGCGGCGGGACGCTTGCCTGCGACGTGCTGCTCGTGGCCACGGGCACCCGCCCTCCCGGGATTTTCGCCCGAAGCGGCCTGGCGCTGGCCCCGGACGGGGGGCTTGACGTCAACGCCTTTTTGCAAAGCGCGCTTTATCCCGACATCTTCGGCGGCGGCGACTGCATCCGTTTCGCGCCAAAGCCGCTTCCCCGGGCCGGAGTCTACGCCGTGCGCCAGGGGCCGGTCTTGTGCGCCAATCTGCTGGCCCGCCTCACCGGCCGGGAACTGACGCCTTTTCGCAAGACCGACACGAACTATCTGGCCCTGCTCAATTGCGGCGACGGCCGGGCGATTTTGCGCAAGGGGCCGCTGGTCCTCGAAGGCCGCTGGTGCATGGCGCTCAAGGACTGGATCGACCGGCGGTTCATAGGCTCGTTTGCGACGGCTCGTCCGCCTCGGGAATCTGACAGGCCGGCATGA